The following is a genomic window from Deltaproteobacteria bacterium.
GGCGTTACGGTTGCAATCGATCGTTTACAGCCGCTTGTACTCGGACATATAAAGCCAAAAAATAGATCTGAAGAAGAAATACATGGCTACCGCCAAGCATTAAGCTTGATTCATCGCGACAATAGCCATCTTACTATAACTCCCAAGCTTATTAAAAAACTACACTCTCTATGTCAGACTGGTGCAGGTGATGCTGGTCAATGGAAACGAATTGATAATGATATTATCGAAATTCGACCTGGTAAGGCGCCTCGCATTCGCTTTAAAGCCCTTGCCGCAAAAGACACACCTGCAGCGATTAACGAATTGTGCACTGTTTACCAAGAGACCGTGCTTGCTCACTCAGTTTTGGGTTTAGTAGCAACAGCAGCATTAGTGCTCGACTTTTTATGCATCCATCCATTTCGTGATGGTAATGGTCGTGTATCACGTTTACTTACACTATTAGCACTATATCAACAGGGATACGATGTTGGCAGGTACATTAGCCTTGAGCGTATGATTGAAGAAAGTAAAGACGAATACTATGAACGTCTTTACCAAAGTTCACATGAATGGCATGAAGGAAAACACAATCTCTTACCCTTCTTAAATTATTTTCTGGGAATTTTACGACGTGCTTATAATGAATTTATGCAACGTGCTGAATCAATGCGTACAGCGCGCGGTAGTAAAACCGCACTCATCGAAGCGGCTATCAATGATTTTCCTGGCACTTTTACCTTACGTGAATTAGCAGAAGCTTGTCCTGGTCTGAGTCTGGAGCTCATTCGTAAAATTTTAAAGACCAAGAGTAAAGCGCAAGAAATCCAAGCTCTTGGAAGAGGACGAGGGGCAAGATGGAAAAAAGTGCAATAATCGAATTATTATCAGCTACTGCATTATTGCTTGGACGGGATAGCGGGCTTCAATTTCAGCTTTAAATGCGTTTCTTGAAAATCAAAGAGCTGCATCATCAAAAAAGGAAATTGAACGTATTAGCAAATTGTTTCAAAAAAGCACCATGATGTCTCGGTTGTGTCAATTACGAATGTGTATATTGCATACACATACTTAATGCTGCTCTTAAGTCTGTTCAATCTTCTTCAACTGCAACAACGTTAAAATGACTTAAGCAAGTATCATCATATTTAGCGCCTTTTTCTTTTGACAAACGCGTTGGTTTTTTGAGTATCAATAAAACGCGTTCACCAATACCGGGGCCGGTAACACCTTCACACCAAGCAGAGTCATTTTTTTATTTGCTGATAGTGATTCACTGGCAAACACATTAATCGGTAGCAAGTATAAGTTTGCTAAAAATATAAGACGAAAAAATAATTTAAAATTGAATTTAAATAATTTTGAAATAAGCATATAAAATAACCACATTTATTGTTATAGTAT
Proteins encoded in this region:
- a CDS encoding Fic family protein, encoding MNSFTNARLVNLSLPSGTVWMLSSIAESKGRQTIYTKQRSEVLTALVQNALIQSAESSNRIEGVTVAIDRLQPLVLGHIKPKNRSEEEIHGYRQALSLIHRDNSHLTITPKLIKKLHSLCQTGAGDAGQWKRIDNDIIEIRPGKAPRIRFKALAAKDTPAAINELCTVYQETVLAHSVLGLVATAALVLDFLCIHPFRDGNGRVSRLLTLLALYQQGYDVGRYISLERMIEESKDEYYERLYQSSHEWHEGKHNLLPFLNYFLGILRRAYNEFMQRAESMRTARGSKTALIEAAINDFPGTFTLRELAEACPGLSLELIRKILKTKSKAQEIQALGRGRGARWKKVQ